A region of Leptolyngbya sp. FACHB-261 DNA encodes the following proteins:
- a CDS encoding CmcJ/NvfI family oxidoreductase produces the protein MSLASQVLPDPIFEDSSPVEATLNYLAPMAEKLVNYTFEPPSGIPQSNGTYELRKVPIHNARLSAQELSLDREGFNLVVRPSTVHNFYDEEEVRRVYYPEAEQLLVKLTGAAKAIVFDHNVRNTQRAKRGENNAKEPVQRVHNDLTARSGYSRAHNVLATLGIDNPEAWLRQRFSIINVWRPINGPVWESPLGVCDAQSIAPKDLIASDLVYRDRIGETYAVTYNSTHRWFYFPQMQPDEALLIKCFDSAEDGRARFAAHTAFTDPNSSPDAPSRESIELRTLIFYPD, from the coding sequence ATGAGCCTAGCCAGTCAAGTTCTACCCGACCCCATTTTCGAGGATTCCTCTCCGGTTGAGGCGACTCTCAATTACCTTGCCCCCATGGCAGAGAAGCTGGTCAATTACACTTTTGAGCCGCCCTCTGGCATCCCACAATCCAATGGAACCTACGAGTTGCGCAAGGTGCCGATTCACAATGCTCGCTTGAGCGCACAAGAGCTATCTCTAGACCGGGAGGGGTTTAACTTAGTAGTGCGCCCTAGTACCGTTCATAACTTCTACGATGAAGAAGAGGTGCGCCGGGTTTACTACCCGGAGGCCGAGCAACTTTTAGTAAAGCTAACGGGTGCAGCAAAGGCAATCGTGTTCGATCACAATGTCCGTAACACCCAACGAGCTAAGCGGGGCGAAAACAACGCAAAAGAGCCAGTACAACGGGTACACAACGACCTTACTGCCCGATCCGGTTACAGTCGTGCCCATAATGTGTTGGCAACCCTTGGTATAGATAATCCTGAAGCATGGCTACGACAACGGTTCAGCATTATCAATGTCTGGCGACCAATTAATGGGCCTGTCTGGGAGTCTCCACTAGGAGTATGCGATGCACAGAGCATTGCACCAAAGGACCTCATTGCGAGCGATCTTGTGTACCGGGATCGAATCGGTGAAACTTACGCAGTCACTTACAACTCGACGCATCGCTGGTTCTACTTTCCTCAAATGCAGCCAGATGAAGCGCTACTCATTAAATGCTTTGACTCAGCAGAGGATGGGCGGGCACGATTTGCTGCCCACACTGCATTTACTGATCCAAACAGTTCACCCGATGCCCCAAGTCGCGAAAGCATTGAGCTGCGAACGCTAATCTTTTACCCTGACTAG
- a CDS encoding zinc-binding dehydrogenase has product MGKIRAVVVDPSSPSRLVLNEVELPTLATDEALVRVAAISLNRGEVKRATNAEAGWRPGWDLAGIVETPAADGSGPATGKRVVGFVRSGAWAELVAVPTHAIAELPESVSFAQAATLPVAGLTAYHALKQSGLLLGKSVLITGASGGVGNFAIQLARLSGAKVIAHIRQPDHAALVKEAGAQAVVVSEELPLNSEYAPYDLIVESVGGKTLSAALGSVAPDGVVVLFGTSGGTEVTFNAQRFYGTSSGASLYALILFHELKRESAAIGLQRLLNLIADGQLRPHIAVEADWTQVADLAQQLLDRRFVGKAVLQVSSVNR; this is encoded by the coding sequence ATGGGCAAAATTAGGGCCGTCGTTGTTGATCCCAGCAGCCCCAGTCGATTAGTACTCAATGAGGTGGAACTGCCAACGCTTGCCACTGACGAAGCGCTTGTACGAGTTGCAGCTATTTCCTTAAACCGAGGTGAGGTCAAACGAGCGACGAATGCCGAAGCAGGTTGGCGACCTGGTTGGGACTTGGCCGGAATTGTCGAAACCCCTGCTGCCGATGGCTCAGGTCCAGCTACAGGCAAGCGAGTTGTCGGCTTCGTCCGTTCCGGGGCTTGGGCAGAACTGGTAGCAGTTCCAACCCACGCGATTGCCGAGTTACCCGAATCAGTTTCGTTTGCACAAGCAGCGACCCTGCCGGTAGCCGGTCTAACCGCTTACCACGCGCTCAAGCAGAGTGGATTGCTGCTGGGTAAATCTGTGCTGATTACAGGTGCATCCGGTGGGGTTGGCAACTTTGCGATTCAATTAGCGCGGTTGTCAGGAGCCAAGGTCATTGCTCACATTCGTCAACCTGACCATGCAGCCTTGGTCAAAGAAGCAGGGGCACAAGCCGTCGTGGTTAGCGAAGAGTTACCTCTAAACAGTGAGTACGCTCCCTACGATTTGATTGTGGAATCGGTGGGTGGCAAAACCCTCTCTGCCGCTTTGGGATCAGTGGCACCAGATGGTGTAGTTGTCCTCTTTGGAACCTCAGGTGGCACAGAGGTGACGTTCAACGCCCAGCGTTTTTACGGCACGAGCAGTGGTGCCAGTCTGTACGCGCTGATTCTCTTTCATGAACTTAAACGGGAGTCAGCTGCTATAGGGCTGCAACGGTTGCTCAATCTAATCGCCGACGGTCAGCTGCGACCTCACATCGCGGTTGAAGCTGATTGGACGCAAGTAGCTGATTTGGCACAACAATTACTCGACCGCCGCTTCGTCGGCAAGGCCGTATTACAGGTCTCAAGTGTAAATAGGTAG
- a CDS encoding TauD/TfdA family dioxygenase, producing MSSKYFDIQPVAGRIGAEIVEVDLSTALPSEVIGEIRKALVHHKVIFFRGQQLDAEGQVRFARRFGEITTAHPTVPSLPEHPVILDLDYGRNVSRANHWHTDVTFVDRPPLGSILRAVVIPPIGGDTVWANSATAYEDLPSHLRSLADQLWAVHSNAYDYATSAVDLSEEFKAYRAIFESTIYETLHPVVRVHPESNERGLFIGGFVRQLRGLSQTESHDIIRLLQSYVTRPENTVRWRWQPGDVAFWDNRATQHYAIDDYGNQPRRVQRVTLIGDLPVNIDGRHSEAIKGDSSQYNQSPVLV from the coding sequence ATGAGTTCCAAATACTTCGATATCCAACCTGTTGCAGGACGCATCGGGGCTGAAATTGTCGAGGTGGACCTGAGCACAGCCCTCCCATCTGAGGTCATTGGCGAGATTCGCAAGGCTCTCGTCCATCATAAGGTGATCTTCTTTCGGGGCCAGCAGCTCGACGCCGAGGGGCAGGTTAGGTTTGCTCGCCGCTTTGGGGAAATCACCACCGCTCACCCGACCGTGCCATCTCTCCCCGAACACCCTGTAATCCTGGATTTAGACTATGGTCGCAATGTCAGTCGTGCAAATCATTGGCACACGGATGTGACCTTTGTAGACCGCCCTCCACTGGGCTCTATTCTGCGGGCAGTTGTCATTCCTCCGATAGGAGGCGACACGGTCTGGGCTAACTCCGCCACAGCGTACGAGGACCTGCCATCTCACCTGCGCAGTTTGGCAGACCAACTCTGGGCTGTGCATAGCAACGCCTATGATTATGCAACTAGCGCCGTCGATCTCTCTGAAGAATTCAAGGCTTATCGGGCCATCTTTGAGTCAACCATCTATGAGACACTGCATCCGGTTGTCCGCGTTCACCCTGAATCCAACGAGCGCGGCTTGTTCATAGGTGGTTTTGTTCGCCAACTGCGTGGACTATCCCAGACCGAGTCACATGACATTATCAGACTATTACAGTCATATGTGACTCGTCCTGAAAACACCGTCCGTTGGCGCTGGCAACCTGGTGACGTAGCGTTCTGGGACAACCGCGCTACTCAGCACTACGCGATCGACGATTACGGCAACCAACCCCGAAGAGTCCAACGAGTAACCCTCATCGGTGACCTCCCAGTTAACATCGATGGTAGGCACAGTGAGGCCATTAAGGGAGACTCTTCTCAGTACAATCAGTCCCCGGTTCTCGTTTGA
- a CDS encoding RNA polymerase sigma factor, with protein MVHRSFTPIQTLEELKAEIQSWIRSKDYCDGSPLPYFKRIIEQFHLQSQVDIYDLVNELYLRGVKQLETKGPIEKPRPWFRSAAYNVARELSRSSRRYIQITPADENELASEELDENQISDSDRLALRESIQTLASKDRLILT; from the coding sequence ATGGTACATCGATCTTTCACTCCTATTCAGACCCTGGAAGAGCTGAAGGCCGAGATTCAGAGCTGGATACGCTCGAAAGACTACTGTGATGGCTCTCCACTCCCTTACTTCAAACGGATTATCGAGCAATTTCATTTGCAGTCTCAGGTTGATATCTATGATTTGGTCAATGAGCTTTATCTACGAGGAGTCAAGCAGCTTGAGACAAAGGGACCGATTGAGAAGCCTCGCCCTTGGTTTAGATCCGCCGCCTACAATGTAGCGCGTGAGCTAAGTCGGAGCAGTAGGCGGTATATACAAATCACGCCCGCAGATGAGAATGAGCTGGCTTCAGAAGAGTTAGATGAGAACCAGATCAGTGACAGTGACCGACTAGCGCTACGCGAGTCAATTCAGACTCTGGCTTCTAAAGACCGTTTGATTTTAACTTGA
- a CDS encoding peptidoglycan-binding protein: MEHADKPMDMPRKTNINSQDSVEQSPDLKMRIVGSNQQTLSVRAILLAQEYHRLSVQPSLSDLEANRIAEILELAKSDDILDGMIEEVEILIARELNLLGETSVHYYEDQQAKLNEYLEPMLQGGSSNQSLEEEYNQQFKTALVKRIQWLLQDEGFDPGPIDGVIGIKTMAAAEAFQQHRNLTVDGIFGPHTLAVLGVL; encoded by the coding sequence ATGGAACACGCAGATAAACCGATGGATATGCCCAGGAAGACCAATATAAATAGTCAAGACAGTGTAGAGCAGTCTCCTGACTTAAAGATGCGCATTGTAGGGTCTAACCAACAGACCCTCTCTGTAAGGGCTATTCTCTTAGCCCAAGAGTACCATAGGCTATCGGTACAGCCGTCGTTGTCGGATTTGGAGGCAAATCGGATAGCGGAAATTCTTGAGCTTGCTAAATCTGATGATATTCTCGACGGCATGATTGAGGAAGTCGAAATTCTTATTGCTCGTGAATTGAATTTGTTAGGTGAAACCAGCGTTCACTACTATGAAGACCAACAAGCTAAGCTCAATGAATATCTAGAGCCCATGCTGCAAGGAGGCAGCTCTAATCAGTCGCTTGAGGAGGAATACAATCAGCAATTCAAAACAGCCTTAGTCAAAAGAATTCAATGGCTTCTACAGGATGAAGGCTTCGATCCTGGTCCTATCGATGGTGTAATTGGCATAAAAACAATGGCTGCAGCTGAGGCTTTTCAACAACATAGAAACCTCACCGTAGATGGGATTTTTGGCCCGCACACGCTGGCTGTTTTAGGCGTGCTCTGA
- a CDS encoding NfeD family protein, with protein MSASIGWEVKNNLFSFLKSLLGKDQGWKDSLRSNFSELFRHCLDIERHAIVEEKIQPGQKGRVYFSGTWWSAVCEREVTLLPGDHVRVIGICNITLIVEPLGQLLA; from the coding sequence ATGTCAGCAAGCATAGGATGGGAAGTAAAAAACAATCTCTTCAGTTTTCTGAAGTCTTTGTTAGGCAAGGATCAAGGGTGGAAGGACAGTCTCAGGAGTAATTTTTCTGAACTGTTTAGGCATTGTTTGGATATTGAGAGGCATGCAATCGTTGAAGAGAAAATTCAGCCAGGCCAGAAGGGTAGAGTTTATTTTAGTGGTACTTGGTGGTCTGCTGTGTGTGAACGTGAGGTCACTCTTCTACCAGGTGACCACGTACGGGTGATTGGAATCTGCAACATCACACTCATCGTTGAGCCATTAGGTCAGCTATTGGCTTAG
- the ssuE gene encoding NADPH-dependent FMN reductase, with product MANILAIAGSPSHPSRTYGLLEYAAKLLQDEGLHIDIVSARDFPAEDLVFGRYDSPALEPVKALLEKADGVIIATPIYKAAYTGVLKAFLDLLPQKVLLGKTVLPLATGGTLAHLLVIDYALKPVLSELGARHLLGGVYAVDKQIQRQADGSVQLDEEIDQRLKHSLRDLVIGITREQPVSKELAHAN from the coding sequence ATGGCAAATATTTTGGCAATTGCAGGTAGTCCTTCTCATCCTTCTAGAACCTATGGGTTGCTGGAATATGCAGCTAAACTACTGCAGGACGAAGGTTTACATATTGATATCGTCTCCGCCCGTGACTTTCCTGCCGAAGATCTAGTGTTCGGACGCTATGACAGCCCAGCATTGGAGCCGGTCAAAGCCCTCCTAGAGAAAGCCGATGGGGTGATCATTGCCACGCCCATTTACAAAGCTGCCTACACAGGTGTTCTCAAAGCATTTTTAGATTTGCTGCCGCAGAAAGTACTATTGGGCAAGACAGTTTTACCCTTGGCGACAGGCGGAACCCTAGCTCATCTGCTGGTGATTGATTATGCGCTGAAACCTGTGCTCTCTGAGCTGGGTGCGCGCCATTTGTTGGGGGGTGTTTATGCTGTGGATAAACAGATCCAGCGACAGGCAGATGGTAGTGTCCAGCTTGATGAAGAAATCGATCAGCGCCTCAAGCATTCCCTGCGCGATCTAGTCATTGGTATAACTCGTGAGCAGCCCGTTTCTAAAGAATTGGCCCATGCCAATTAA
- a CDS encoding MarR family winged helix-turn-helix transcriptional regulator translates to MTPEQCAAQLMDAIPSAMQFIRAEMRSQSISLLSVPQFRVLAYLRRHPDSSLSEVAEHIGVTRATASTTTERLVQRGFISRVEDPKERRHVMLNLTEMGSTHLQQSREATLHKIAALLTALPHDQLASLSEGLVVLHQLFEAIISESNDAP, encoded by the coding sequence ATGACACCTGAACAATGTGCAGCGCAGTTAATGGACGCGATTCCTTCGGCGATGCAATTCATTCGGGCAGAGATGCGCAGTCAGAGTATTTCCTTGCTCTCTGTGCCGCAGTTTCGCGTGCTGGCCTACCTACGGCGCCACCCTGACTCTTCCCTCTCTGAGGTGGCGGAGCACATTGGTGTCACCCGGGCCACTGCCTCCACGACGACTGAGCGCCTCGTGCAGCGGGGATTCATCAGCCGCGTTGAAGATCCCAAAGAACGCCGTCACGTGATGCTCAATTTGACCGAAATGGGCAGCACTCATTTGCAGCAGTCGCGTGAAGCAACGCTCCATAAAATTGCGGCTTTACTCACCGCATTGCCACACGACCAACTAGCAAGTTTGTCGGAAGGCCTAGTCGTGCTGCATCAGCTTTTTGAAGCCATTATTTCTGAGTCGAATGATGCGCCATAA
- a CDS encoding ATP-binding cassette domain-containing protein — protein sequence MNQSSGNGDQEASGPRGQETALKSNQPVILETQALTRHFGKMTAVDAIDLSVHAGEAFGLLGPNGAGKSTVIKMLTTLLPPSAGQAQIAGFDVVRQSSRVQRVIGYVPQALSADGTLTGYENLLIFAKLYDLPRRGREAKIRDALAFMGLTEAANQLVRTYSGGMIRRLEIAQSVLHHPQLLFLDEPTVGLDPRARSSVWQLVRQLQQDYGTTVFLTTHFMEEADSLCDRVAIMHRGSVVVTGSPTELKASLDKPDATLDDVFIHYTGDQLTSGGTYRDTSKLRRTAQRLG from the coding sequence ATGAATCAGTCGAGTGGCAATGGTGACCAGGAGGCGAGTGGTCCTAGGGGGCAGGAAACCGCGTTAAAAAGCAATCAGCCTGTGATTTTAGAAACTCAAGCGTTAACTCGTCACTTCGGCAAGATGACAGCTGTAGATGCCATCGATCTCTCAGTTCATGCAGGAGAGGCGTTTGGCTTACTGGGACCTAACGGCGCAGGCAAAAGTACAGTCATTAAAATGCTGACGACGCTACTGCCACCTAGCGCCGGGCAGGCTCAAATCGCAGGGTTTGACGTTGTGCGTCAGTCGTCACGAGTGCAGCGAGTGATTGGCTACGTACCGCAAGCGCTATCGGCAGATGGCACCCTGACCGGCTATGAGAACTTGCTGATTTTTGCCAAGCTCTATGACTTGCCTAGGCGAGGGCGAGAAGCCAAAATTCGCGATGCCTTGGCCTTTATGGGCTTGACTGAAGCCGCTAACCAACTGGTACGAACCTATTCTGGCGGCATGATCCGCCGTTTAGAAATTGCCCAGTCGGTTTTGCACCATCCACAATTGTTGTTTCTAGACGAGCCAACGGTTGGACTGGACCCACGGGCGCGCAGTAGTGTTTGGCAGTTGGTGCGGCAATTGCAGCAAGATTACGGCACCACCGTATTTCTCACCACCCACTTCATGGAAGAAGCCGATAGCTTGTGCGATCGCGTGGCAATTATGCATCGGGGCAGTGTGGTTGTGACTGGTTCACCCACAGAACTTAAAGCCTCACTCGATAAACCTGACGCCACACTTGATGACGTTTTTATTCACTACACCGGCGACCAACTCACTTCGGGAGGAACCTACCGTGACACTTCGAAACTCAGGCGTACCGCTCAACGGTTGGGATAA
- a CDS encoding ABC transporter permease: MTLRNSGVPLNGWDKNKTRHNQLRNLVAATTNLIRKTLVITELEVRKILHDPTDLLLRAIQPALWLLIFGQVLGRVRAIPTGNLTYLEFLAPGILAQSVLFVAIFSAMSIIWERDLGIVHKFLASPTPRVALVLGKALSAGIRSLTQVAIVSILILLLGVKLNPNPLALLGVVLIVLLGAACFSLFSLTIACLVKTRERFMGIGQLLTMPLFFASNAIYPISLMPGWLQILSRLNPLTYQVDALRGLMLVNGVSTHSFGFNCAVLAFTTTLLTLICARLYPRLAI; this comes from the coding sequence GTGACACTTCGAAACTCAGGCGTACCGCTCAACGGTTGGGATAAGAATAAGACCAGGCACAATCAACTGAGAAACTTAGTTGCAGCGACCACCAATTTGATCCGCAAAACATTGGTGATAACTGAACTGGAAGTTCGCAAAATCCTGCACGATCCAACTGATCTGCTGCTGCGAGCCATTCAGCCTGCGCTGTGGCTATTAATTTTCGGGCAAGTGCTAGGGCGGGTACGGGCAATTCCGACCGGCAATCTGACCTACTTAGAGTTTTTGGCGCCTGGCATCCTAGCGCAGAGTGTGCTGTTTGTTGCCATTTTTAGTGCGATGTCGATCATTTGGGAACGGGATCTGGGCATCGTCCACAAATTTTTAGCCAGCCCAACGCCACGGGTAGCACTGGTTTTGGGGAAGGCTCTATCGGCTGGGATTCGGAGTCTAACCCAGGTGGCGATTGTCTCTATCTTGATTTTGTTATTGGGCGTGAAACTCAATCCTAATCCCTTGGCGCTGCTGGGCGTAGTCTTGATTGTGCTGTTGGGTGCGGCGTGTTTCTCGTTGTTTTCGCTCACCATTGCCTGTCTGGTGAAGACCCGCGAGCGCTTCATGGGTATTGGCCAACTATTAACCATGCCGCTATTTTTTGCCAGCAACGCAATTTATCCCATCTCGCTGATGCCGGGTTGGTTACAAATACTCTCTCGTCTCAATCCACTGACCTATCAAGTCGACGCGCTGCGTGGTCTGATGCTAGTCAATGGCGTTAGCACCCATAGTTTTGGTTTCAATTGTGCGGTTCTCGCTTTCACCACAACGCTTCTAACTCTAATCTGTGCCCGTCTGTATCCCCGCCTCGCGATCTAG
- a CDS encoding ATP-binding protein translates to MKLPSFRYSFRFQIALLSAALTGGALVGFGVISWKLIYDAKVSRLDANLTNQLLRAARPREQDRWLSYKASLPQRLGTGVDTPTALLVIGSQGKTLYQSDRWTTDFNAEALFPPRPPLLRDQLPSPPPESRRRPERAPDRPERGPGGPPAEPQFATRYTTTGAWRVGAVSFVHAQVAVAISLQAIDQEMAVIRNIFLISIPVVLLLGAGGAWSLSGSALRPIRELASAIRQVTVKGLDQRVPISATDVEFVELIRVFNQMLERLERSFKQASRFSADAAHELKTPLTILQGELERTLQQADSGSEVQQSLGNLLDEVQRLGGIVRKLLLLSLADAGQMSLHKVEVNLSEMLIEMTEDIELLAPHLEVQTEIASEVRVLGDRDLLTQILQNLFSNAIKYNLAEGWIRIQAQQQATTALVTISNSSKDIPASERDRIFDRFHRGDPARTRKIEGTGLGLSLAREIARAHGGELTLDPTPSGQTAFTLKLPSGAQTGSRPSLVEV, encoded by the coding sequence TTGAAACTTCCTTCGTTTCGCTATTCATTTCGCTTCCAAATTGCTCTGTTGTCTGCGGCATTAACGGGCGGTGCCCTCGTGGGTTTTGGCGTGATTTCTTGGAAGCTCATTTACGACGCCAAGGTCAGCCGCCTGGATGCGAACTTAACCAATCAGCTGTTGCGAGCAGCTCGCCCCCGTGAGCAGGATCGTTGGTTGTCCTACAAAGCTTCACTACCGCAGCGCTTAGGCACTGGTGTCGATACGCCGACGGCTCTATTGGTCATCGGCTCGCAAGGGAAGACACTTTATCAATCAGACCGATGGACAACTGACTTCAATGCGGAGGCTTTATTTCCACCGCGTCCCCCGTTGCTACGTGACCAATTGCCATCCCCGCCGCCCGAGTCCCGCCGACGGCCAGAAAGAGCACCAGACCGTCCTGAGCGAGGGCCGGGCGGTCCCCCTGCTGAGCCTCAATTCGCCACTCGTTACACCACGACGGGTGCTTGGCGCGTAGGGGCAGTCAGTTTCGTCCATGCCCAAGTGGCGGTTGCCATTAGCCTCCAAGCGATTGATCAGGAGATGGCAGTCATCCGCAACATCTTCCTGATTTCAATTCCCGTTGTGCTGCTTCTGGGTGCTGGTGGGGCTTGGAGCCTATCAGGCAGTGCGCTACGTCCTATTCGCGAGTTGGCCTCTGCGATTCGACAGGTGACCGTCAAAGGCTTGGATCAGCGAGTGCCAATCAGCGCCACGGATGTTGAATTCGTAGAGCTGATCCGGGTGTTTAACCAGATGCTAGAACGCCTGGAGCGCAGTTTTAAACAGGCTTCCCGCTTTAGTGCCGATGCCGCTCACGAACTCAAGACACCGCTCACGATTTTGCAAGGAGAGCTAGAGCGAACTTTACAGCAGGCGGACTCAGGCTCAGAGGTGCAACAAAGTCTAGGAAATTTGCTGGATGAAGTGCAGCGTCTAGGTGGAATTGTGCGCAAACTTTTACTCCTGTCTCTGGCTGATGCCGGGCAAATGAGCTTGCACAAGGTTGAAGTCAACTTGTCCGAGATGCTGATCGAAATGACCGAAGACATAGAACTATTGGCACCGCACCTAGAGGTTCAGACCGAAATTGCCTCTGAGGTTCGAGTCCTAGGCGATCGCGATTTGCTCACCCAAATTCTTCAAAACTTGTTCAGTAATGCGATCAAATACAATCTTGCCGAAGGCTGGATTCGGATCCAGGCTCAGCAGCAAGCAACGACTGCACTCGTAACCATTAGCAATTCCTCCAAAGATATTCCGGCCAGCGAACGAGACCGCATTTTTGATCGCTTCCATCGTGGCGATCCTGCCCGCACTCGCAAAATCGAAGGAACTGGCTTGGGGCTCAGTCTCGCTAGAGAAATTGCCCGTGCTCATGGCGGTGAACTAACCCTCGATCCTACGCCATCGGGTCAAACTGCATTTACTTTAAAGTTGCCTTCTGGTGCGCAGACAGGCTCCCGCCCTAGTTTGGTAGAGGTTTAG
- a CDS encoding response regulator transcription factor gives MNVLFVEDEAKIANFVQAGLKEQGFVVDYCDNGDEGYLRAIDNEYDVIVLDIMVPGKDGLSLLKNLRRAGRNVPVILLTARNELDDRLEGLNLGADDYIAKPFFVEELVARLHAVIRRTSGERQNLLAIGPIKLDRITREVTCNQQIVELTSREFNLLEYLMRSPGRVFTRTQILEHVWGYDFNPNTNVVDVCIRRIRRKIDPIAGVGWLESVRGVGYRFRQLES, from the coding sequence ATGAATGTTCTATTTGTCGAAGACGAAGCAAAAATTGCCAACTTCGTCCAAGCAGGATTGAAGGAGCAGGGCTTTGTCGTTGACTACTGTGACAATGGTGATGAGGGTTATCTCCGAGCCATCGACAACGAGTACGACGTGATTGTGCTTGACATCATGGTGCCGGGCAAGGATGGACTTTCGCTTCTCAAGAATTTGCGACGGGCGGGTCGCAATGTACCCGTCATTTTGTTGACGGCCCGCAATGAACTGGATGATCGCTTGGAAGGGCTCAATCTAGGCGCAGACGACTACATTGCCAAACCTTTTTTTGTTGAGGAATTGGTGGCTCGCCTACACGCAGTCATCCGCCGAACTTCAGGCGAGCGCCAAAACTTGCTGGCAATCGGACCAATCAAACTTGATCGCATCACCCGAGAAGTCACCTGCAATCAGCAAATTGTGGAACTAACTAGCCGCGAGTTCAATCTCCTGGAATATTTGATGCGCTCACCGGGACGAGTTTTTACGCGCACCCAAATCCTAGAACATGTCTGGGGCTATGACTTTAACCCCAATACCAATGTCGTGGATGTTTGCATCCGGCGGATCCGCAGAAAGATCGACCCCATTGCTGGCGTGGGTTGGCTGGAAAGTGTTCGGGGTGTTGGCTATCGATTCCGCCAATTAGAGTCTTGA
- a CDS encoding efflux RND transporter periplasmic adaptor subunit — MTLDSHQSVAFKPSGKGLLNPTLIKWCIGLFVLAALAGGGYLVQRQMAVASRQEARRQMQTVPVERASLPITITANGTVQAEQSTNVSPKTSGRLRRLLVNEGDEVQSGQILAYMDDSNLQGQLIQSKGQLASAQANLQKVIAGNRPEEIAQSRSRLRSAEASLNQAQFDFQRNQQLYQEGAVSAQALDTARTARDNAQAAVDEQQQALRLTQVGSRPEDISQARAQVTEAQGSLRTVQTQIADTVIRAPFIGIVTSKYASPGDFVTPTTSGSSVSSATSSSVLSLASNYQVIANVAETDIGKIKIGQLVNIQADAYSGQAFKGKVAQIAAQATVETNVTSFKVRVDFADPQKLLRPGMNVNAQFDVGKLNNALVIPTVAIVRQQNGTGVLVMTEAGRPRFRPVETGVTVGNQTEVRSGLTGNEQVLVSAPRQPSQSRSGGPSLLPGFGGGPSGSGGGRRGGPGGAP; from the coding sequence ATGACTCTTGATTCCCACCAATCTGTCGCCTTTAAGCCTTCGGGTAAAGGCTTGCTAAATCCCACCCTAATTAAATGGTGCATTGGGCTATTTGTGCTGGCTGCCTTAGCGGGGGGTGGCTATCTCGTTCAGCGCCAGATGGCAGTGGCCTCACGCCAAGAAGCTAGACGCCAAATGCAAACCGTGCCGGTTGAGCGAGCGAGTTTACCCATTACGATTACCGCCAATGGCACAGTCCAGGCCGAACAATCAACCAACGTCAGCCCCAAAACCTCGGGGCGTCTGAGGCGTTTGTTGGTCAATGAGGGTGATGAAGTTCAATCCGGTCAGATTTTGGCCTACATGGATGATTCCAACCTGCAAGGGCAACTGATCCAATCTAAGGGGCAATTGGCTTCGGCCCAAGCTAATTTGCAGAAGGTGATTGCGGGCAATCGTCCTGAAGAGATTGCGCAATCTCGGTCCCGCTTACGCAGTGCCGAGGCCAGTTTAAATCAGGCGCAATTCGACTTTCAACGCAATCAGCAACTCTATCAAGAGGGAGCGGTTTCGGCTCAGGCGCTGGATACTGCCCGCACCGCTCGGGATAACGCCCAAGCAGCAGTAGACGAACAGCAACAAGCTCTCCGGTTGACTCAAGTAGGCAGCCGACCCGAAGACATTAGTCAGGCGCGGGCTCAAGTCACTGAGGCTCAGGGCAGCCTCCGGACGGTGCAAACGCAAATCGCAGACACCGTTATTCGTGCCCCATTTATTGGCATTGTCACCAGCAAGTATGCGTCTCCAGGTGATTTCGTTACGCCCACTACCTCAGGCAGCTCTGTGTCTTCGGCAACCTCTTCTTCGGTTTTGTCGTTGGCTTCCAATTATCAAGTAATCGCTAATGTTGCCGAAACCGACATTGGCAAAATTAAAATCGGACAACTCGTTAATATTCAAGCGGATGCCTACTCAGGCCAAGCCTTTAAAGGAAAAGTTGCTCAAATTGCCGCGCAAGCAACGGTCGAAACTAATGTAACTAGCTTTAAAGTTAGGGTTGATTTTGCGGATCCGCAAAAGTTGCTCCGTCCTGGCATGAATGTCAATGCGCAGTTCGATGTTGGCAAGTTGAATAATGCTTTGGTGATTCCAACCGTTGCGATTGTCCGTCAGCAAAATGGCACAGGCGTGCTGGTAATGACTGAAGCGGGCAGACCCCGATTTAGACCGGTTGAAACTGGGGTTACAGTCGGCAATCAAACCGAAGTGCGTTCTGGCTTGACCGGCAACGAGCAAGTTTTAGTCAGTGCGCCCCGGCAGCCGTCCCAGTCCCGGTCTGGCGGTCCATCGCTCTTGCCCGGCTTTGGTGGCGGTCCTAGTGGTTCGGGTGGCGGTCGCCGTGGCGGTCCCGGAGGTGCACCCTAG